The following is a genomic window from Mycoplasma bradburyae.
CATCAAAAAAGCGTTACAAAAAACATTAAAACCACTTAAATATGGCGGGGATATGTATTATGATTTTAATATCAATAATAAAACAATCTCATTCAAAGATAACCCACTTAAATACGAAGCTGGAACTAATAATATCGCATCAATCTATGCTTGATCTAAATCATTAGATTTTATTAATGATATTCATGAAAATGGTTGGTATGATTACGAACAAGAATTAGTTAATTACTTCAAGAAAAAAGTTAAAGAACAAGATAAACTAATTCTTATCAATCAAGATTGTAGTTTTCCAATTTTCTTAGTTCAGATACCTAACATTCATTCACAAGATCTTGCTTGGTATCTTTCAACTAAGAAGATTGTCACAAGAGCTGGTGTATCTTGTGTTCATTTATTAAAGAATTATCAAAAAGATGGTTATGTTAGGGTTTCATTATCAGTTTATAATACAAAAGAAGAGATTGATTACTTCTTTGAAGTTATCAAAGACTTTGAATTAAAGGATGTTTTAAATGAACTATTCTAACCCATTGATAAGAAGACAAGTAATAATAGATTATTACCAAAACCCAATAAACTACCTAAAAACACCTATTAACAACGATCAATATCAAACAATACAAACTAAATCAGATAGTTGCACAGATCAATTTGATATTTATCTATTAATTAAAGATAACGTAATAGTTGACCTTAAGTTTAGTGGTAGTGGTTGTATTATTTCCCAAACCACTTTTGATTGTTTATCTAAATATTTAGTTAACAAGAATATTAATGAAGCTAAAGAATTATTAAATGCTTATTTAGAATTCATTTTTAATGATCAA
Proteins encoded in this region:
- a CDS encoding iron-sulfur cluster assembly scaffold protein, giving the protein MNYSNPLIRRQVIIDYYQNPINYLKTPINNDQYQTIQTKSDSCTDQFDIYLLIKDNVIVDLKFSGSGCIISQTTFDCLSKYLVNKNINEAKELLNAYLEFIFNDQKNAILAEEFEVFSSVNMQSNRTICATINAKALIDYLNKE